The following are encoded together in the Cyanobacterium aponinum PCC 10605 genome:
- a CDS encoding MFS transporter produces MNKAKNLNTFLILWIGITLSTIGSQMTNFAVTLWAWEATEKATPLALILFFTQTPRIIASLFAGVIVDSWNRKYLMRF; encoded by the coding sequence GTGAATAAAGCAAAAAATCTCAACACATTTTTAATTTTATGGATAGGAATTACCCTGTCAACTATTGGCTCACAAATGACCAATTTTGCCGTAACATTATGGGCATGGGAAGCCACAGAAAAAGCCACTCCTTTAGCCTTAATTTTATTTTTTACTCAAACACCGAGAATTATCGCCTCTCTATTTGCAGGGGTGATTGTTGATAGTTGGAATCGTAAATATTTAATGCGGTTTTAA
- a CDS encoding M16 family metallopeptidase produces the protein MTITLNKPQSLHLPTITTLPENNLTIIAEQIPVAAVTLNIWFNMGSAVEADNINGMAHFLEHMIFKGSRKLGLGEFERLLEARGAMTNAATSQEYTHFYFTCAPQDFVDILPLQLDLVSNPSLPPEEFTREKKVVLEEIRRSHDNPRRRVFDKMMNLCFPNLPYHRPILGTEEIIENLKLEQMQSFHHSWYQPSGMTIVAVGNLPVEELTENILNTLSLKSNQLQPPSPEYSPELPFTDIITEEYTDSNLQQARLMMLWRVPGLNHLEETIALDVLAVILGRGKLSRLFRDLRENRRLVTRISASNTTYKIQGEFYVSAQLSQENIEIVQAEIIKHIQEIQQFGVTEAELNRVKQNVASQFIFQSEKPSDRTNLYGYYYSQLRTITPALEYSEKVKHITVEKIQETAIKYLSLDAYGVLIARN, from the coding sequence ATGACTATAACTCTAAATAAACCTCAATCCCTTCATCTGCCAACCATTACCACTCTGCCAGAGAATAATCTAACTATTATCGCTGAACAAATACCCGTTGCGGCTGTAACATTAAATATTTGGTTTAATATGGGCTCGGCAGTAGAAGCAGATAATATCAATGGCATGGCACATTTTTTAGAACACATGATCTTCAAAGGTAGCCGAAAATTAGGTTTAGGGGAATTTGAGCGTTTATTAGAAGCTAGAGGTGCGATGACAAATGCGGCAACTAGCCAAGAATATACCCATTTTTACTTTACCTGCGCCCCCCAAGATTTTGTCGATATATTACCATTACAACTAGATTTAGTTTCTAACCCTTCCCTACCCCCGGAAGAATTTACACGGGAGAAAAAAGTTGTTTTGGAGGAAATTCGCCGCTCCCATGATAACCCCCGTCGCCGTGTTTTTGACAAAATGATGAATCTTTGTTTCCCTAATTTACCTTATCATCGCCCCATTTTAGGTACAGAGGAAATTATAGAAAATTTGAAACTCGAACAAATGCAGTCATTTCACCATTCATGGTATCAACCTTCAGGGATGACTATTGTGGCGGTGGGTAATTTGCCTGTGGAAGAATTAACCGAAAATATCCTCAATACCCTTTCTTTAAAATCTAATCAACTTCAACCTCCTTCCCCTGAGTATTCCCCTGAATTGCCATTTACAGACATAATTACCGAAGAATATACAGACAGTAATTTACAACAAGCACGTTTGATGATGTTGTGGCGTGTGCCGGGTTTGAATCATCTGGAGGAAACCATTGCTTTAGATGTGTTGGCGGTAATTTTAGGTAGAGGTAAACTTTCTCGTTTATTTCGTGATTTAAGGGAAAATCGTCGATTAGTTACCCGCATATCTGCATCTAATACCACTTATAAAATTCAAGGGGAATTTTATGTTTCTGCTCAATTATCTCAAGAAAATATAGAAATTGTCCAAGCAGAAATTATTAAACATATTCAAGAAATTCAGCAATTTGGAGTTACGGAAGCAGAGTTAAATAGAGTTAAACAAAATGTTGCTAGTCAATTTATTTTTCAAAGTGAAAAACCAAGCGATCGCACTAATTTATATGGTTATTATTATTCTCAATTAAGAACTATTACCCCTGCTTTAGAATATAGTGAAAAAGTAAAACATATTACTGTAGAAAAAATCCAAGAAACTGCCATTAAATATCTTTCTCTTGATGCTTACGGAGTTTTAATTGCTAGAAACTAA